The Methylomonas montana DNA window TTGGCAGTTCAGTCAAAAGCCTGCGAGCTTCGTCATGCGTTAGCCATCGGATTCGCTCGTTCGGCTCTGGTAAAAAACGAAAGTTGGGCACGCTATCAATCCATCCCCATTCGTCTTTTGCTCGATTCAAAATCGCTCGAATCAGCGAAAGAATCCGATTGGCGGTGGCATTATTGAGCCTTCGGTACAAACCGGAGTGACCACTTCGTATCAGACTGCGGGCAATATTGCATTCGATGATATGTTGCA harbors:
- a CDS encoding tyrosine-type recombinase/integrase, which translates into the protein MQHIIECNIARSLIRSGHSGLYRRLNNATANRILSLIRAILNRAKDEWGWIDSVPNFRFLPEPNERIRWLTHDEARRLLTELPSHLEAMARFSLATGLSEANVTGLRWAKIDMKRECAWVEAHQAKSGKQGRRECLEKGVKTGRYEDFRWHDFASYLGKL